Genomic window (Castor canadensis chromosome X, mCasCan1.hap1v2, whole genome shotgun sequence):
TCAACAACATTCTACAGATTATTTAACTTTTACAAAGACACTTGGTAAAGGCTGAAGGTAAATTATTAAAGTACTTGCAGATACAGGCAATTTAGTGAAGTTTTCCCCTTTCTTGTTAATTTAAAATGAGCTAAGTAAGTGTACTAGGGAATTTAGAAAATGAGTGATAAGTGGTCCTTAGAATTTCCTCAAATATCAAATCTctcaggaaaaatttttaaaaaacaaatcataatTTAAATAGTTACTAACTAAAGTGTTTTCTACAGTTGTGCTTCAAAAATAGGGCATGAACTTAATAAACACAACAACCAATATTTAGTCACAGACACTATTAAATTTGTAGTGTTTTCACaatatagagaaaaggaaaaaactacaaataaataaaggaaaagaaaaagttttacatatttagaaagaatattcattttaaataataatttaaagtgAAATTAAACAAAGATGTTAATTGGATCATATACTATTCCTCCTGTTTTATTGATTTCTGGAAGAGCAAGTTGAAAATTTTTCCCATGGTAGATTCAGAAGTTAGGACCATGTGAGAGTACTTTCatggaagaaattaaatttagtattattgaaataaagaaggaaatataaTCTCTTGCCTCACCGTGGTTGTTCAGGAAAAATGTGAAAGAGTAAAATTTATTCTACAATATTCCTAAGgatattttttggaaaaaatacaaaatgacaatTTTGCAATTAGAAATCAGGTTCCTCACTAAAATCAACAAGGTTTTCtagtttcactttgtttttaaaagaaagtatccactttaaaaaaacaaacaacctatGAATTGGCATAAAATAACCAATTATCACAAAGGAGCCAAAACTAAGTAGGCACCCACTAAGGCTGAAAGAAATTGAACATTTTAATTCTCACCACCTACGCCTGGCCTGGCCCAGAGTGACATGCAGGGGCTTGGAGCCTACTATGCGGCCATTCATCTCATCCACTGCTTTGGTAGCCTCTTCAAAAGAAGAGAAGCAGACAACGCCAAACCCTTTGCCTTGACCCACTTCCATCATCACTTTAGCTCTGCTAATTGATCCAAATGAAGAAAACTCCTCCTTCAGTTTGTCATCATCTATGGTCTCATCCAGGTTCTTAATGTAGATAGGAACCCCTGGAGGccgacttttttcttttaatctcagCCTTTCAAATCTTCGCCTTAATTCAGCCAAACGTTCAATTTTCTTCTGTGCTCGCCCTACATATAGGACTTTTCCATCAACTGACTTCCCATGCAGGTCCAGCACGGCCTTTTGTGCAGCCTCGTGTGTCTCATATCTTACAAATCCAAAGCCTTTAGATTTACCACTGGCATCTCTTATTACCTTAACGCTCTCAGTTGTCCCATATTCACTGAAAAGTTCCTTTAGTTTTTCGTCATCCATGTCATCTCCAAAGTTTTTAACAAAAACATTGGTGAAAATTGCTCTATCCCTGGTTCTCACTTCTGCTGCCCGCTCCTCGGGGAATTTGAATCGGCCAACATACACCTGGCGGTTGTTGAGCCGCACTCCATTCATGTGCCAGATGGCCCTATTGGCTGCAGCCAGGCTGTCAAAGTGCACATAGGCATAACCCTTAGAGCCATTGTCATCGCAAACTACTTTACAAGAGAGAATATTcccaaaagcagaaaataagtaaaacaggGCTCTATTGTCTATGGATTTATCCAGGTTTTTGATGAATATGTTTCCAACTCCAGACTTTCTTAAGCGGTCATCTGGCTGTGACCACATGAGGCGAAATGGTTTGCCATTAATCAAATCAAAATTCATGGTGTTCAGGGCCCATTCAGCATCCGCGGGAAAACGGAAGTTAACATAGCCATAGCCCAGGGGACTGCGGGTGACTGGGTCACGGCAGATTCTGGTGAAACGCAGAGGGCCAGCAGGCCTGAACTTCTTATAGAGCATGTCCTCAGTGACATCTGGATCCAAGTCACCCACATACAGAGCAGCCTTGAGGTACTTCTTTTTCTTGCCAGCAGGATTAGGCTCCCCACTCCCCATCTCTCTAAGCACAGAGAGGAGGCTCTCTCTTGGGAGAGGAAAAAAGGCTGTTTTTTCTAATCTATGGGCCAAACAGCTGttcacaaacagaaaaaacaaagcagGCGAAGGGAAACCAAAAGCAGACTCAAAAATCTCTGTtgaggctgaggctgagaaaaTGAAGTTCAGAAAGAGCTTGTCAGCAGGCTCAGAACAAATGCATCAGACAAAAAGGCACCCCGACAAAGAATCTGTTCACCCTAAAAGGACTAAAAATTTTCACCCGTTCAAATAAAAATCAGTTTCAAAAGTCAGTATTAGGAACAAAATTTCCCTTTCCCCGctaaattttaagaaatctaCAAGGAGCTGGCTGGCTCCCCGCATCTAACGTTGCCAATACAGGCCGCGCAACCCGTTTTCTACAT
Coding sequences:
- the Pabpc5 gene encoding polyadenylate-binding protein 5 — its product is MGSGEPNPAGKKKKYLKAALYVGDLDPDVTEDMLYKKFRPAGPLRFTRICRDPVTRSPLGYGYVNFRFPADAEWALNTMNFDLINGKPFRLMWSQPDDRLRKSGVGNIFIKNLDKSIDNRALFYLFSAFGNILSCKVVCDDNGSKGYAYVHFDSLAAANRAIWHMNGVRLNNRQVYVGRFKFPEERAAEVRTRDRAIFTNVFVKNFGDDMDDEKLKELFSEYGTTESVKVIRDASGKSKGFGFVRYETHEAAQKAVLDLHGKSVDGKVLYVGRAQKKIERLAELRRRFERLRLKEKSRPPGVPIYIKNLDETIDDDKLKEEFSSFGSISRAKVMMEVGQGKGFGVVCFSSFEEATKAVDEMNGRIVGSKPLHVTLGQARRRW